One window of Sphingomonas sp. KC8 genomic DNA carries:
- a CDS encoding F0F1 ATP synthase subunit delta — protein sequence MENSGGIQASLGGRYAMALFQLARDENKLDAVSASLSTLKQALADSDDLRRLTTSPLVTRDEAVKTAAAIAPALKLDQLTANFLGVLATNRRLGQLAAVIRAYGQFVASHRGETTAEVTSAHPLSATQVDDLKAKLKDQLGRDVSVDLNVDPAILGGLIVKVGSRQLDGSIRTKLNTLATAMKG from the coding sequence GTGGAGAATTCCGGCGGTATTCAGGCTAGTTTGGGCGGTCGCTATGCGATGGCGCTGTTCCAGCTCGCTCGTGACGAAAACAAGCTGGACGCTGTATCGGCCAGTCTATCGACCCTGAAGCAGGCTCTGGCCGATTCGGATGACCTGCGTCGTCTGACGACCAGCCCGCTGGTGACGCGCGACGAGGCGGTGAAGACCGCCGCGGCGATCGCGCCGGCGCTGAAGCTGGACCAGCTGACGGCAAACTTCCTGGGCGTGCTGGCGACCAACCGGCGCCTTGGCCAGTTGGCCGCGGTGATCCGCGCCTACGGCCAGTTCGTCGCCAGCCATCGCGGTGAAACCACCGCCGAAGTTACCTCCGCCCATCCGCTTTCCGCCACGCAGGTCGATGATCTGAAGGCGAAGCTGAAGGACCAGTTGGGCCGCGACGTTTCCGTCGATCTCAATGTTGATCCCGCGATCCTCGGCGGGCTGATCGTCAAGGTCGGCAGCCGCCAGCTCGACGGCTCCATCCGCACCAAATTGAACACTCTCGCGACTGCGATGAAAGGCTGA
- a CDS encoding NAD(P)H-quinone oxidoreductase, translated as MAALPLQMRAIDPDETGGPEVLCLVERPVPRPGAGEVLVRVAAAGVNRPDVMQRKGLYPPPPGAPSIPGLEIAGRIVAIGDGVDSDWIGRTVCALVAGGGYAEYAVASIGQCLTVPPGLAMTDAAALPETLFTVWTNLFERAYAAEGDTVLVHGGTSGIGTMAIVLGKLFGLKVIVTAGSDEKCARARAIGADLAINYRTQDFVEEVRRFTAGTGCQAVLDMVGGDYVPRNLACLADDGRHVSIAIQGGAKAEISIWDIMRRRLTLTGSTLRGRSTEFKALVATELSDAVWPMVRDGRLRPVIDRIFPLAEASAAHAHMESGDHVGKIVLRVGEDGE; from the coding sequence ATGGCCGCGCTTCCGCTCCAGATGCGAGCGATCGATCCAGACGAGACAGGTGGCCCGGAAGTGCTTTGCCTTGTCGAACGCCCCGTACCCCGGCCCGGTGCCGGTGAAGTGCTGGTGCGTGTTGCCGCCGCCGGCGTGAACCGGCCGGATGTGATGCAGCGCAAGGGGCTTTATCCACCGCCGCCCGGCGCACCGAGCATTCCGGGGCTGGAAATTGCCGGCCGCATCGTTGCGATTGGCGATGGCGTCGATTCGGACTGGATCGGCCGTACGGTGTGCGCGCTGGTGGCGGGCGGCGGCTATGCGGAATATGCCGTGGCGTCGATCGGCCAGTGCCTGACCGTGCCTCCCGGCCTGGCCATGACCGATGCTGCGGCCTTGCCTGAAACCCTGTTCACCGTGTGGACCAACCTGTTCGAGCGTGCCTACGCGGCCGAAGGCGATACGGTCCTTGTTCACGGGGGCACCAGCGGCATTGGCACGATGGCGATCGTGCTTGGGAAGTTGTTCGGTCTCAAGGTGATCGTGACGGCAGGATCGGACGAGAAATGCGCGCGCGCGCGCGCGATCGGTGCGGATCTGGCAATCAATTACCGAACCCAGGATTTCGTCGAGGAAGTGCGGCGCTTCACGGCGGGCACCGGATGCCAGGCGGTGCTCGATATGGTCGGCGGCGATTATGTCCCGCGCAATCTTGCCTGTCTTGCCGATGATGGTCGCCATGTTTCGATCGCGATCCAGGGTGGCGCAAAGGCGGAAATTTCGATTTGGGATATCATGCGCCGGCGCCTGACATTGACGGGGTCGACGCTGCGGGGGCGATCCACTGAGTTCAAGGCGCTGGTGGCAACCGAACTGTCCGACGCGGTATGGCCGATGGTCCGCGACGGGCGGCTACGGCCGGTGATCGATCGGATATTTCCGCTGGCCGAGGCGTCCGCTGCCCATGCACACATGGAATCGGGCGATCATGTGGGTAAGATCGTGCTGCGCGTGGGAGAGGACGGAGAATGA
- a CDS encoding DUF4126 domain-containing protein produces the protein MGVVELLGIAASVSLLAGWRLYLCVFATGLAMRTGWIELPHHLAALDVLANPWVLGIAGLGLIAEFFADKIVLLDSVWDAIHTLVRPVGGALLAMAIVDAQDPAWQVISFLLGGGAALLSHGAKAGARVVVNASPEPFSNVAVSTGEDVATAGLLYLALANPVAAVAIAVLFAIAMILLLIMLRRVVKRLLRDPVLAPDPGPPS, from the coding sequence ATGGGCGTGGTGGAACTGCTTGGGATCGCCGCCAGTGTCAGCCTGCTCGCAGGCTGGCGGCTCTATCTGTGCGTGTTCGCGACAGGCCTTGCGATGCGGACCGGCTGGATCGAATTGCCCCACCACCTGGCGGCGCTCGATGTTCTTGCTAACCCTTGGGTGCTGGGCATCGCCGGTCTTGGCCTGATCGCCGAATTTTTCGCCGACAAGATCGTGCTGCTCGATTCGGTGTGGGATGCGATCCACACGCTGGTCCGCCCCGTGGGGGGTGCGTTGCTGGCGATGGCGATCGTCGATGCGCAGGATCCGGCGTGGCAGGTGATCAGTTTTCTGTTGGGGGGTGGGGCCGCCTTGCTGAGCCACGGGGCGAAGGCTGGGGCACGCGTGGTCGTCAACGCCAGTCCCGAACCGTTCAGCAATGTCGCGGTGTCCACTGGCGAAGATGTGGCGACGGCTGGCTTGCTTTATCTCGCCCTCGCCAATCCGGTCGCTGCCGTCGCGATCGCGGTGCTGTTTGCAATCGCAATGATCCTATTACTGATCATGCTGCGGCGCGTGGTGAAGCGATTGCTGCGGGATCCGGTGCTGGCACCGGATCCCGGCCCGCCATCCTGA
- the ada gene encoding bifunctional DNA-binding transcriptional regulator/O6-methylguanine-DNA methyltransferase Ada — MSQIESYPEAAIDAEAAWAAVLRRDREQDGRFVTGVMTTGIYCRPSCAARHPRRENVRFFRDGTTARAAGLRACRRCLPDDVARDEAGITRALAFMAAAEDPPSLDAVAAAAGYAPHHFLRLFRRATGLTPAAYVRALRARRVGAILQESDTVTEALYDAGYGAPARFYADAPARLGMTPSAWRNGGRGVTIRWAIAPTSLGQMLVAATERGICRLSFGEDETVLAERFPHADIAPGEAGLTELVARTIAAVESPQRPHDLPLDVQGTAFQEAVWRELSRIPAGETLSYAALAARVGKPGAARAAGSACGANNVAILIPCHRAKRGDGTLGGYAYGLAIKTELLARESKG, encoded by the coding sequence ATGAGCCAGATCGAATCATATCCCGAGGCCGCGATAGATGCCGAAGCTGCATGGGCTGCGGTGCTGCGGCGCGATCGGGAACAGGATGGCCGGTTCGTCACCGGGGTCATGACCACCGGCATCTATTGTCGCCCGTCATGCGCCGCGCGCCATCCCCGGCGGGAAAATGTCCGTTTCTTTCGCGATGGGACGACAGCACGGGCCGCCGGCCTGCGAGCCTGCCGCCGTTGCCTGCCCGACGATGTTGCCCGCGATGAAGCAGGCATCACCCGCGCGTTGGCCTTTATGGCTGCCGCCGAGGATCCGCCTTCGCTGGACGCGGTGGCGGCTGCGGCCGGCTATGCCCCGCATCATTTCCTGCGCCTGTTCCGGCGCGCCACGGGCCTTACCCCGGCTGCTTATGTCCGCGCGCTGCGGGCACGGCGGGTGGGAGCCATTCTTCAGGAGAGCGACACCGTGACCGAGGCGCTTTACGATGCCGGATATGGCGCACCCGCCCGATTCTACGCCGACGCCCCCGCGCGGCTGGGGATGACGCCGTCGGCCTGGCGCAATGGCGGCAGGGGGGTGACGATCCGGTGGGCGATAGCGCCTACCAGCTTGGGGCAGATGCTTGTCGCGGCAACCGAGCGCGGCATTTGCCGCCTGTCTTTCGGGGAAGATGAAACGGTGCTCGCCGAACGCTTTCCGCATGCGGACATTGCCCCCGGAGAGGCTGGGCTGACGGAGCTTGTCGCGCGGACGATCGCTGCCGTCGAATCGCCTCAGCGGCCACATGATTTGCCGCTTGATGTGCAGGGTACGGCGTTTCAGGAAGCGGTGTGGCGTGAACTGTCGAGGATTCCGGCGGGTGAGACCTTGTCCTACGCTGCGCTTGCCGCCCGCGTGGGCAAACCCGGCGCCGCGCGTGCGGCGGGATCCGCGTGCGGGGCGAATAATGTCGCGATCCTGATTCCCTGCCACCGCGCCAAGCGCGGCGACGGCACCCTGGGCGGCTATGCCTACGGACTGGCCATCAAGACCGAATTGCTGGCGCGCGAGAGCAAAGGATGA
- a CDS encoding primosomal protein N', which yields MNPRARVLLLNSALGPLDYRVDPGQNVVPGSIVLAPLGPRQLTGVVWETDRMLAAGEVGDNRLRPLAGVYDLPPLGAPLRRLIEWTADYYLAPPAAVLRMALPSSSALEGARTVIEYRVTGDVPDRLTPQRAQALERIGERQGLVRELALIADVSDAVIRGLIKAGAIAGVEVSVDDPYPSPDPDFGAPALSGEQGAVAGRLVEAVQAAAFQTFLLDGVTGSGKTEVYFEAVAEAIRQNRQTLVLLPEIALTEPFLKRFAARFGHTPVAWHSDLRQSQRRRAWRAIASGEAKVVVGARSALFLPYARLGLIVVDEAHESSFKQEEGVMYHARDVAVMRGRFEGCPIILASATPAIETRQQVAQGRYEELRLPGRYGVAQMPDIVEIDLLADPPPRGRWLAPALVTAMDETLKRKEQVLLFLNRRGYAPLTLCRTCGHRFQCPNCTAWMVEHRLMARLACHHCGHVMPPPAACPECKEEDTLVACGPGVERIADEVAALFPDAKAAVVTSDTLWSPAKAAEFVTRMEEGDIDIVVGTQLITKGYHFPNLTLVGVIDADLGLSGGDLRAAERSFQQIAQVAGRAGRGEKPGRVFVQTREPGAPVIRALVSGDAESFYAAETESRRQAGAPPFGRYAAIIVSSEKQDEAVAIARLIGKTAPEVEGMQVFGPAPAPLAMLRGRHRQRLLIHARRALNVQDVVREWLGSLEWPRSVRVAVDVDPYSFV from the coding sequence GTGAATCCCCGCGCTCGCGTTCTTCTGCTAAATTCCGCCCTCGGGCCGCTCGATTATCGGGTGGATCCCGGCCAGAATGTGGTGCCGGGATCGATCGTCCTTGCCCCGCTCGGCCCCAGGCAGTTGACCGGGGTGGTGTGGGAAACCGATCGGATGCTTGCGGCTGGGGAAGTGGGCGACAATCGCCTGAGGCCGCTGGCAGGTGTCTATGATCTGCCGCCGCTGGGTGCGCCATTGCGCCGGTTGATCGAATGGACCGCCGACTATTATCTCGCGCCGCCGGCCGCAGTTCTGCGCATGGCGTTGCCGTCCTCTTCCGCGCTTGAAGGCGCGCGGACTGTGATCGAATATCGGGTTACCGGCGATGTGCCCGACCGGCTGACACCGCAACGGGCGCAGGCGCTGGAGCGCATCGGCGAACGGCAGGGGCTGGTGCGCGAACTCGCATTGATCGCCGACGTGTCCGATGCCGTAATTCGCGGACTGATCAAGGCTGGCGCGATCGCCGGTGTAGAGGTGTCGGTTGACGATCCATATCCGTCGCCCGATCCCGATTTCGGCGCGCCCGCACTGTCGGGTGAGCAGGGGGCCGTCGCGGGGCGGCTGGTGGAGGCGGTGCAGGCTGCCGCTTTCCAGACCTTCCTGCTCGATGGGGTCACCGGATCGGGCAAGACGGAGGTCTATTTCGAAGCGGTCGCCGAGGCGATTCGCCAAAACCGGCAGACGTTGGTCCTGTTGCCTGAAATCGCGTTGACGGAACCTTTCCTCAAAAGGTTCGCCGCACGATTTGGTCACACGCCGGTGGCCTGGCATTCGGATCTGCGTCAATCGCAAAGGCGGCGGGCGTGGCGGGCGATTGCGAGTGGCGAAGCAAAGGTCGTCGTCGGTGCACGATCGGCTTTGTTCCTGCCTTACGCCCGGCTTGGTTTGATTGTCGTCGATGAAGCCCATGAATCCAGCTTCAAGCAGGAAGAGGGCGTAATGTACCACGCCCGCGATGTGGCGGTGATGCGGGGCCGTTTCGAAGGTTGCCCCATCATTCTGGCATCAGCGACGCCCGCGATCGAAACGCGCCAGCAGGTCGCGCAGGGGCGATATGAAGAACTGAGGCTGCCCGGCCGCTATGGTGTCGCCCAGATGCCGGATATCGTCGAGATTGACCTGCTGGCCGATCCGCCGCCGCGTGGGCGCTGGTTGGCGCCGGCTCTGGTGACAGCGATGGACGAGACGCTGAAGCGCAAGGAACAGGTGCTCTTGTTCCTCAACCGGCGCGGTTACGCCCCGCTTACCCTGTGCCGTACCTGTGGCCATCGTTTCCAATGCCCCAACTGCACCGCATGGATGGTGGAGCACCGGCTGATGGCGCGGCTGGCCTGCCACCATTGCGGCCATGTCATGCCGCCACCCGCCGCTTGTCCGGAATGCAAAGAGGAAGATACGCTGGTCGCCTGCGGGCCGGGCGTGGAGCGTATCGCCGATGAAGTGGCGGCCCTGTTCCCCGACGCCAAGGCGGCGGTCGTCACCTCGGATACCTTATGGTCCCCCGCCAAGGCTGCGGAGTTCGTTACGCGGATGGAGGAAGGTGACATCGATATTGTCGTTGGCACCCAACTGATCACGAAGGGCTATCATTTCCCCAACCTCACTTTGGTCGGTGTGATTGACGCGGATCTGGGCCTGTCCGGCGGCGATTTGCGTGCGGCGGAGCGCAGTTTCCAGCAGATCGCGCAGGTTGCGGGACGGGCAGGGCGGGGGGAGAAACCCGGCCGGGTGTTTGTTCAAACGCGTGAGCCGGGCGCGCCCGTGATCCGTGCGCTGGTGTCGGGCGATGCCGAAAGCTTCTACGCCGCCGAAACCGAATCGCGCCGGCAGGCGGGGGCGCCGCCCTTCGGCCGCTATGCCGCGATCATCGTTTCGTCGGAGAAACAGGATGAAGCGGTCGCTATCGCCCGCTTGATCGGCAAGACTGCGCCCGAGGTGGAAGGGATGCAGGTCTTTGGCCCGGCACCGGCTCCTCTTGCGATGCTGCGCGGCCGCCATCGCCAGCGATTGCTGATCCACGCCCGCCGTGCGCTGAATGTGCAAGATGTTGTTCGCGAGTGGCTTGGCAGCCTGGAATGGCCGCGCAGCGTGCGTGTCGCTGTTGATGTAGACCCCTACTCGTTCGTGTGA
- a CDS encoding SDR family oxidoreductase, whose protein sequence is MLLKDKVIIITGVGPGMGRAMAKLAAEEGASVVMGARKQAFLDEVKAEIEAAGGAAVALSTDVSDRAQCDRLVAAGVERFGRIDGLVNSAYAPGDNGPFDDADIEGWAHTIDVACMGAARMAQAVLPHMKARREGAIVNVATMQSLKPLPGGSLSYAIAKGALVTASRQLAAEVGQYNIRVNATRMGWLWGDPVRNALEGMAAHSGTTVEAIAADVAQRIPLGQIPPEEECAKSVLMFVSDYTKMVTGAVLDINGGEWMAP, encoded by the coding sequence ATGCTGCTTAAGGACAAGGTTATCATTATCACCGGCGTCGGCCCGGGGATGGGCCGGGCAATGGCGAAGCTTGCTGCCGAAGAAGGCGCCAGCGTCGTCATGGGCGCACGCAAGCAGGCGTTTCTGGATGAAGTGAAGGCCGAGATCGAAGCTGCTGGCGGAGCGGCGGTCGCGCTGTCGACCGACGTATCGGATCGAGCGCAGTGCGACCGGCTGGTTGCCGCAGGCGTCGAACGCTTCGGCCGCATCGACGGTCTCGTCAACAGCGCTTATGCGCCGGGTGATAATGGCCCGTTCGACGATGCGGATATCGAAGGCTGGGCACATACGATCGACGTGGCCTGCATGGGTGCTGCGCGCATGGCGCAGGCGGTGCTGCCGCATATGAAGGCGCGGCGGGAAGGCGCGATCGTCAATGTCGCGACGATGCAGTCGCTGAAGCCGCTGCCGGGCGGTTCGCTGTCCTACGCGATTGCCAAGGGCGCCCTTGTTACGGCGTCGCGCCAGCTTGCCGCCGAAGTTGGGCAATATAATATCCGCGTCAACGCCACCCGCATGGGCTGGCTGTGGGGTGATCCGGTGCGCAACGCGCTCGAAGGCATGGCGGCGCATTCCGGAACGACGGTGGAGGCGATTGCGGCAGATGTTGCGCAGCGCATTCCGCTTGGCCAGATTCCGCCGGAGGAAGAATGCGCCAAGTCGGTGCTGATGTTCGTTTCCGATTATACGAAGATGGTCACCGGTGCGGTGCTCGACATCAATGGCGGCGAATGGATGGCGCCGTGA
- the clpA gene encoding ATP-dependent Clp protease ATP-binding subunit ClpA, translating into MPSFARELEQTLHNALSAASSRRHEYATLEHLLLALVDDEHASKVMTACGVELGDLKEAVRLYLDTELDALKVEGNTDPSPTSGFQRVVQRAILHVQSSGREEVTGANVLVALFSERESYAVYFLQQQDMSRLDAVSYISHGVGKAGQPTEQREVKGVEEEKAQKQDGKKGESALKQFCVNLNEKAKDGRVDPLIGRGPEVDRTVQILCRRSKNNPLYVGDPGVGKTAIAEGLARKIVEGDVPEVLLPAVIYSLDMGALLAGTRYRGDFEERLKQVVTELEKLPHAVLFIDEIHTVIGAGATSGGAMDASNLLKPALSGGAIRCIGSTTYKEFRNHFEKDRALLRRFQKIDVNEPTVEDTIKILTGLRSAFEEHHSVKYTPDAIKSAVELSARYINDRKLPDKAIDVIDEVGAMQMLVPPSKRKKVITPKEIEMVIATMARIPAKSVSTDDKKVLETLETDLKRVVFGQNKAIELLSSAIKLSRAGLRDPDKPIGNYLFSGPTGVGKTEVARQLASIMGIPLQRFDMSEYMERHSVSRLIGAPPGYVGYDQGGLLTDAVDQHPHSVLLLDEVEKAHPDLFNILLQVMDNGKLTDHHGKTVDFRNTILIMTTNAGASDMAREGIGFGASNREDVQEEAVKKMFTPEFRNRLDAIVPFGYLPPEVVSRVVEKFILQLELQLADRDVHIALDEEAKAWLTTKGYDKLYGARPMGRLIQEKIKQPLAEELLFGKLVHGGEVKVRLKDDALAFEIVAAAPKRPKKGQPKAKVKS; encoded by the coding sequence ATGCCCTCATTCGCCCGCGAACTGGAGCAGACCCTTCATAACGCGCTGTCGGCAGCTTCAAGCCGCCGCCACGAATATGCGACGCTGGAGCATCTGCTGCTCGCGCTGGTCGATGACGAACATGCCTCGAAGGTGATGACGGCGTGCGGCGTGGAACTTGGCGACCTGAAGGAAGCGGTACGGCTCTATCTCGATACCGAACTCGATGCGCTGAAGGTCGAGGGCAATACCGATCCGTCGCCGACCAGCGGCTTCCAGCGCGTCGTCCAACGCGCGATCCTGCATGTCCAGTCGTCGGGACGCGAGGAAGTGACCGGGGCCAATGTGCTCGTCGCGCTCTTTTCCGAACGGGAAAGCTATGCCGTCTATTTCCTCCAGCAGCAGGATATGAGCCGGCTGGATGCGGTAAGCTATATCAGCCACGGCGTCGGCAAGGCCGGCCAGCCAACCGAACAGCGTGAGGTGAAGGGCGTCGAGGAAGAAAAGGCGCAGAAACAGGATGGCAAGAAGGGCGAAAGCGCACTCAAGCAATTCTGCGTCAACCTGAACGAAAAGGCCAAGGATGGCCGCGTCGATCCGCTTATCGGCCGTGGCCCCGAAGTGGACCGCACGGTTCAGATTCTATGCCGGCGTTCAAAGAACAACCCGCTTTATGTGGGCGATCCGGGCGTCGGGAAAACCGCCATTGCCGAAGGGCTGGCGCGCAAGATCGTCGAAGGTGACGTACCCGAAGTGCTGTTGCCGGCGGTGATCTATTCGCTCGATATGGGCGCATTGCTGGCCGGCACCCGCTATCGCGGCGATTTCGAAGAACGGCTGAAGCAGGTCGTCACCGAATTGGAAAAGCTGCCGCACGCCGTGCTGTTCATAGATGAGATCCACACGGTGATCGGCGCGGGCGCGACATCGGGCGGCGCGATGGATGCGTCGAACCTGCTCAAGCCCGCTTTGTCAGGCGGCGCGATCCGCTGCATCGGTTCGACCACCTACAAGGAATTTCGCAACCATTTCGAAAAGGATCGCGCGCTGTTGCGCCGGTTCCAGAAGATCGACGTCAACGAACCCACGGTGGAAGACACGATCAAGATCCTCACCGGCCTGCGCTCGGCGTTTGAAGAACATCATTCGGTGAAATATACGCCCGACGCGATCAAATCCGCGGTCGAACTATCGGCGCGCTACATCAACGATCGCAAGCTGCCCGACAAGGCGATCGACGTGATCGACGAAGTCGGCGCGATGCAGATGCTGGTGCCACCGTCCAAGCGCAAGAAAGTGATCACCCCCAAGGAAATCGAAATGGTGATCGCGACGATGGCGCGTATCCCGGCGAAATCCGTATCGACCGACGACAAGAAGGTGCTGGAGACACTGGAAACCGATCTCAAACGGGTCGTGTTCGGCCAGAACAAGGCGATCGAACTGCTTTCGTCGGCGATCAAACTCAGCCGCGCGGGGCTGCGCGATCCCGACAAGCCGATCGGCAACTATCTGTTTTCCGGCCCCACCGGCGTCGGCAAGACCGAAGTCGCCCGTCAATTGGCGTCGATCATGGGCATTCCGCTCCAGCGGTTCGACATGTCCGAATATATGGAACGCCATTCGGTCAGCCGCCTGATCGGCGCGCCTCCGGGCTATGTCGGCTATGATCAGGGCGGGTTGTTGACCGATGCTGTCGACCAGCACCCCCATTCGGTATTGCTGCTCGACGAAGTGGAAAAGGCGCATCCCGATCTGTTCAACATCCTGTTGCAGGTGATGGACAACGGCAAGCTGACCGATCACCACGGCAAAACCGTCGACTTCCGCAACACGATCCTGATCATGACCACCAATGCCGGCGCGTCCGACATGGCACGCGAGGGCATCGGTTTCGGGGCAAGCAACCGCGAGGATGTGCAGGAAGAAGCGGTGAAGAAGATGTTCACCCCCGAATTCCGCAACCGGCTCGATGCGATCGTGCCGTTCGGCTATCTGCCGCCGGAAGTCGTCAGCCGGGTTGTCGAAAAGTTCATCCTGCAACTCGAACTGCAACTGGCTGATCGCGATGTCCACATCGCGCTCGACGAAGAGGCGAAGGCGTGGCTGACCACCAAGGGCTATGACAAGCTGTACGGCGCACGGCCGATGGGCCGCCTGATCCAGGAAAAGATCAAGCAGCCGCTGGCCGAAGAATTGCTGTTCGGCAAGCTGGTCCATGGCGGCGAGGTAAAGGTGCGGCTGAAGGACGATGCACTCGCCTTTGAAATCGTCGCCGCCGCCCCCAAACGCCCGAAAAAGGGGCAACCGAAAGCCAAAGTGAAAAGCTGA
- the atpA gene encoding F0F1 ATP synthase subunit alpha, whose product MDIRAAEISKVIRDQIASFGTEAQVSEVGSVLSVGDGIARIHGLDNVQAGEMVEFSNGIKGMALNLEADNVGVVIFGTDAQIKEGDVVKRTGTIVDVPVGKGLLGRVVDGLGNPIDGKGPIVAEKRSRVEVKAPGIIPRKSVHEPVQTGLKALDALVPVGRGQRELIIGDRQTGKTAVAIDTFINQREANKGTDEGKKLYCVYVAVGQKRSTVAQIVRQLEENGAMEYSIVVAATASEPAPLQFLAPYTGCAMGEYFRDNGMHAVIVYDDLSKQAVAYRQMSLLLRRPPGREAYPGDVFYLHSRLLERAAKMNDANGNGSLTALPIIETQAGDVSAYIPTNVISITDGQIFLETDLFYQGIRPAINVGLSVSRVGSAAQTKAMKKVAGSIKLELAQYREMAAFAQFGSDLDASTQKLLNRGARLTELLKQAQFSPMPFEEQVASIFAGVNGYIDAIPAADVVRFESALLADLRAKHADVLAGIRDTKDLGDDLKAKLADAIAAFVKTFA is encoded by the coding sequence ATGGATATCCGCGCCGCAGAAATCTCCAAGGTCATTCGTGACCAGATCGCCAGCTTCGGCACCGAAGCGCAGGTCTCCGAGGTCGGCTCGGTGCTGTCGGTCGGCGACGGCATCGCCCGCATTCACGGGCTGGACAATGTCCAGGCCGGTGAAATGGTCGAATTCTCGAATGGCATCAAGGGCATGGCCCTCAACCTCGAAGCCGATAATGTCGGCGTCGTGATCTTCGGCACCGATGCCCAGATCAAGGAAGGCGATGTCGTCAAGCGCACGGGCACGATCGTCGACGTTCCCGTTGGCAAGGGCCTGCTGGGTCGCGTGGTCGATGGTCTCGGCAACCCGATCGATGGCAAGGGCCCGATCGTCGCTGAAAAGCGCAGCCGCGTCGAAGTGAAGGCGCCCGGCATCATCCCGCGCAAATCGGTGCATGAACCGGTGCAGACCGGCCTCAAGGCACTCGACGCGCTCGTTCCCGTCGGCCGTGGCCAGCGCGAACTGATCATCGGCGATCGCCAGACCGGCAAGACCGCCGTCGCGATCGACACCTTCATCAACCAGCGCGAAGCCAATAAGGGCACGGACGAGGGCAAGAAGCTCTATTGCGTCTATGTCGCCGTCGGCCAGAAGCGTTCGACCGTCGCGCAAATCGTCCGCCAGCTCGAAGAAAATGGCGCGATGGAATACTCGATCGTCGTCGCCGCGACCGCGTCGGAACCGGCTCCGCTGCAGTTCCTCGCACCCTATACCGGCTGCGCGATGGGCGAATATTTCCGCGACAACGGCATGCACGCCGTGATCGTGTATGACGATCTGTCCAAGCAGGCCGTTGCTTATCGTCAGATGTCGCTGCTGCTGCGTCGTCCGCCGGGCCGCGAAGCCTATCCGGGCGACGTGTTCTATCTCCACTCGCGCCTGCTGGAGCGTGCGGCGAAGATGAACGACGCCAACGGCAATGGTTCGCTGACGGCGCTGCCGATCATCGAAACGCAGGCCGGCGACGTGTCCGCCTACATTCCGACCAACGTGATTTCGATCACCGACGGCCAGATCTTCCTTGAAACCGACTTGTTCTATCAGGGCATCCGCCCCGCGATCAACGTCGGCCTGTCGGTGTCGCGCGTCGGTTCGGCCGCACAGACCAAGGCGATGAAGAAGGTCGCCGGCTCGATCAAGCTGGAGCTTGCCCAGTATCGCGAAATGGCTGCCTTCGCGCAGTTCGGCTCGGATCTCGACGCCTCGACCCAGAAGCTCCTCAACCGCGGCGCGCGCCTGACGGAACTGCTCAAGCAGGCCCAGTTCTCGCCGATGCCGTTCGAAGAGCAGGTTGCATCGATCTTCGCCGGCGTGAACGGCTACATCGACGCGATCCCGGCGGCTGACGTGGTGCGTTTCGAAAGCGCCCTGCTGGCCGATCTGCGCGCCAAGCATGCCGATGTGCTCGCTGGCATCCGCGACACCAAGGATCTGGGCGATGATCTCAAGGCCAAGCTGGCCGATGCGATCGCCGCCTTCGTCAAGACGTTCGCGTAA
- a CDS encoding DUF1192 domain-containing protein translates to MDADDNLPKRRDDLLTLIRLQDLDPFSVDELQARISALEAEIARTRCKIEAAVNHRATAEGLFKR, encoded by the coding sequence ATGGATGCAGACGATAATTTACCAAAACGGCGCGATGACCTGCTGACGCTTATTCGTCTCCAGGATCTGGACCCTTTTTCCGTGGACGAGTTGCAGGCACGCATTTCCGCCCTGGAAGCGGAGATCGCACGCACGCGCTGCAAGATTGAAGCCGCGGTTAACCATCGCGCAACCGCGGAAGGCCTATTCAAGCGGTGA